The following coding sequences are from one Nymphalis io chromosome 17, ilAglIoxx1.1, whole genome shotgun sequence window:
- the LOC126774995 gene encoding 3-ketoacyl-CoA thiolase, mitochondrial-like, translating into MALASKGIFVVGAKRTPFCKYGGSLRELPSSHAFAAAAKDALNSGNLNPSLVDSTIVGNVNFLSQCDGGKTPRYCGIYAGVSIDKPALGVNKACGSGLQAVLTGAMEILSGSANVCLTGGTEIMSSLPILVRNVRFGTTLGSSYHFEDHIKKRFLDSYTGLTLEKMAENIAVKYKISREMADNFALNSYLKWKKEQESKHFNEELTSLSVMLRKKEVLVDKDELPEANMTLDDMAKSLTLLEDGAVVTSLNSAVPADGAAALVLANEATIERNNLIPLARVSGWASVGVDPMETGLAAAPAVKKLLQVTGKDIGSVDLFEINETFAVQVLATVRELKLDDSKVNVNGGALVLGNPVAATGARMAVHLVHHLKHNKAKRGIAVSSCGGGQGVAVMFEAV; encoded by the exons ATGGCACTCGCTTCTAAAG GTATTTTTGTGGTTGGCGCGAAAAGAACGCCATTTTGCAAATATGGCGGTTCTCTCCGAGAGTTACCATCATCACATGCATTTGCGGCCGCGGCAAAAGATGCCTTAAATTCTGGAAATCTTAATCCAAGTTTAGTCGATAGCACAATTGTTGgaaatgttaatttt ctCAGTCAATGCGATGGCGGTAAAACTCCCAGATATTGTGGTATTTATGCCGGAGTTTCTATTGATAAGCCAGCATTGGGGGTAAATAAGGCTTGTGGTTCGGGTTTACAAGCCGTCCTCACTGGTGCTATG GAGATATTAAGTGGGTCTGCTAACGTCTGTCTAACAGGAGGAACAGAAATTATGTCCTCTCTCCCCATACTGGTTCGTAACGTACGATTTGGTACGACTCTCGGTTCATCATATCACTTTGAAgatcatataaaaaaacgttttctGGACAGTTATACGGGACTAACATTGGAAAAGATGGCAGAAAATATTGcggtaaaatacaaaataagtagAGAGATGGCCGATAATTTTGCGCTTAACAGCTATTTAAAGTGGAAGAAAG aacaagaatcaaaacattttaatgaagaACTTACCAGTTTAAGTGTTATGTTAAGAAAAAAGGAGGTTCTAGTAGATAAGGATGAACTTCCTGAAGCAAACATGACTTTAGATGATATGGCTAAATCACTTACGCTGCTAGAAGACGGAGCGGTAGTGACATCTTTAAACTCAGCG GTGCCCGCAGATGGAGCCGCAGCTCTCGTTCTGGCTAATGAAGCTACAATCGAACGTAACAACTTAATTCCTCTGGCGAGAGTGTCGGGCTGGGCAAGTGTAGGAGTCGATCCTATGGAGACTGGATTAGCGGCTGCACCGGCTGTGAAGAAACTTTTACAAGTTACTGGCAAAGATATTGGTAGCGTCGATTTATTTGAG ATAAACGAGACATTTGCTGTTCAAGTTTTAGCCACTGTTAGGGAGTTAAAGCTTGATGATAGCAAAGTCAACGTTAATGGCGGAGCCCTTGTGCTCGGGAACCCTGTGGCCGCGACCGGCGCTAGAATGGCCGTCCATCTTGTTCACCATCTTAA ACATAATAAAGCAAAGCGAGGGATCGCCGTGTCCAGCTGTGGGGGTGGACAAGGAGTGGCGGTTATGTTTGaagctgtataa
- the LOC126775046 gene encoding probable protein BRICK1-B encodes MSTPPRETIQKQIQQDWANREYIEVITGSIKKITDFLNSFDMSCRSRLAALHEKLVSLERKIDYLEACVTKGETLT; translated from the exons ATGTCTACACCACCTCGGGAAACTATACAAAAGCAAATCCAGCAAGATTGGGCAAACAGAGAGTACATTGAAGTCATAACAGGAAGCATAAAGAAAATTACTGATTTTCTTAATTCCTTTG atatgtCGTGCAGATCTCGTTTGGCTGCATTACACGAAAAATTAGTTTCATTAGAGAGAAAAATTGACTACTTAGAGGCttgt gTCACTAAAGGAGAGACGCTTACATAG
- the LOC126775048 gene encoding focadhesin, which yields MDEVEYKLKTNNSVLIVNAIDKLISSIKSKYKPGERQQFVLENEELKYLRDKCSSPDNMVSLTACQGLLALVELGVLEIAHTMSTVVTLLPSTHNYSAIISTMAGLLVLDLKSRLIPGQQYKCQFSLRSPQHPFITVLEKNKDVEDDVLAQMHALCTHPEYTVASNSLELLRPVFLWLTCSPHRSHSIRPWQLLLSLPQSEAQSKLLLACISCQQVCNPKQVEQAYAAYSAVTDAAIYQQRREHVVALVPMLARVCGELVTHGRDPRGCYSLIERCCALDAPELKAVAGFTVMLLAKNLVNTSALYLHELFNLCLNIISKYEYSSICLNSFVGLSLQWLHLPSYLTNNALKVASKIVDIHQNSTNTDTGLLIANLKSNETFQALAHVDKDLYIYYRLLNTWERLRDNDDKLKSWIEGLMNANELLKLELLTFFIGIVMDKHGNLDIVLKCIRLLIDLVRVKKEVSVTVLPVLLYKIANDSRPAVKLECLNGLPLMAATKENVPTLVAILNKLKVGRGVPISFLIKLYTTLAETQARCFPYLQEALSENSPTEPKWELDAARAQAVLKICELRPAGNGLELVSVISAVLTRSSERAGAAAGALALAALGRLWRARAVAPAGAWRALEPRLARDPRRAVQRSLCRLLAEVPALRVAGGEGLAGGEGLAREAARRLWQFVAEADDCAVLDAACDALALYRIDDYKLIDIPEIYRRTVKLPPSYCKTPADAARKPEDVLDYVPCEVWPEVFKNTNQMALASVERLVAKLMEREIKSYRSGVYGPQAREPPTLAHLPPHSVVRGLADCFRRQATSPSYDYPEAVLLAILNTLTTDFPKPLPPLDFCFLHEVFHRGRHWKAGCVKLAARQASTSISAKRLIENFLQSIVPGHSEESDIMLFFENLPIFCRTIPPNNIRKPLESCLIESFHQLPKTSQDPEELLFVKQMRIIKECLESDRIHDANRTLLSQIVESYFPALDDENVAWAAFAQTCGALPAAGAERVSSPAGWWDASAARLRAAARVRAALAARSLVWLNELVDAHAAYPAEQENFLRCISPVLQAADADEQTTMDWFLQLMARTQVAFNEADDEASKLFLCDVVFLSVVAFSGLWALEGAESRGALRAALAGAAAALVARPRWRGAALPLLEWLCHTRDTIREPSTAHCCQRALLALRHTEQFTTQKIWKRMEMNYGSSAIGLEDSEAC from the exons ATGGATGAAGtagaatacaaattaaaaacgaaCAATAGCGTTTTAATTGTCAATGcgatagataaattaatatcctcaataaaatcaaaatacaagCCTGGGGAACGTCAACAGTTTGTGTTAGAGAAcgaagaattaaaatatttaagggaTAAATGTTCGTCTCCCGACAATATGGTGAGCCTCACGGCGTGTCAGGGGCTGCTGGCTTTGGTTGAACTTGGAGTTCTCGAAATAGCACATACTATGTCAACAGTCGTTACATTACTTCCAAGTACACA TAACTACTCAGCTATCATATCAACAATGGCCGGGCTATTAGTTCTGGATCTAAAGTCCCGCTTGATTCCCGGACAACAGTACAAGTGTCAGTTTTCACTAAGATCACCACAACACCCATTCATAACTGTTctggaaaaaaataaagatgttGAGGATGACGTGTTGGCTCAGATGCACGCTCTGTGCACACACCCCGAGTATAC GGTTGCATCAAACAGCTTAGAACTCTTAAGGCCAGTGTTCCTATGGTTGACATGTAGCCCTCATCGTAGCCACAGCATCAGGCCATGGCAGTTGCTGCTGAGCTTACCTCAGTCTGAGGCCCAGTCCAAACTGCTACTTGCCTGCATCAGTTGTCAACAG gtTTGTAATCCAAAGCAAGTAGAGCAGGCATATGCAGCATATTCGGCGGTGACTGATGCAGCGATATATCAGCAACGACGCGAGCACGTCGTGGCCCTCGTGCCCATGCTCGCGAGGGTCTGTGGCGAGTTAGTAACACATGG ACGCGACCCGCGCGGCTGCTACAGCCTGATCGAGAGGTGCTGCGCCCTGGACGCGCCCGAGCTGAAGGCGGTCGCCGGCTTCACCGTCATGCTGCTCGCGAAGAACTTAGTCAATACATCCGCGCTGTATCTACATGAATTGTTTAATCTGT gtCTAAATATAATTAGCAAATATGAATACTCGTCGATATGCCTGAACTCCTTCGTCGGGCTATCACTGCAGTGGCTCCATCTACCGTCGTATTTAACGAACAACGCCTTAAAAGTTGCCTCCAAAATTGTAGACATACATCAAAACTCAACTAATACAGACACTGGCCTCTTAATAGCGAACTTAAAGTCGAACGAAACTTTCCAAGCCCTGGCTCACGTCGATAAAGACTTGTATATTTACTATAGGTTGCTAAACACGTGGGAGAGACTGAGAGATAATGATGACAAATTGAAGAGTTGGATCGAAGGTTTGATGAACGCGAACGAACTGTTGAAATTGGAGCTACTCACATTTTTTATAGGGATTGTAATGGATAAACATGGGAATTTGGACATTGTTCTCAAGTGTATAAGGCTGTTAATCGATCTGGTACGAGTTAAGAAGGAAGTGTCAGTGACGGTGTTGCCAGTACTGTTGTATAAAATAGCGAATGATAGCCGACCAGCTGTCAAGTTGGAGTGCTTGAACGGTTTGCCGTTAATGGCTGCAACTAAA GAAAACGTCCCAACGCTGGTAGCAATATTGAACAAGCTGAAAGTTGGAAGAGGTGTCCCAATTTCGTTCTTAATCAAGCTCTACACGACTCTAGCTGAAACTCAG GCCCGGTGCTTCCCCTACCTACAAGAGGCGTTGTCGGAGAATTCCCCGACGGAGCCGAAGTGGGAGCTCGACGCGGCGCGCGCGCAGGCCGTGTTGAAGATTTGCGAGTTGCG GCCGGCCGGCAACGGGCTGGAGCTGGTGTCGGTGATATCGGCGGTGCTGACGCGCAGCTCGGagcgcgcgggcgcggcggcgggcgcgctgGCGCTGGCGGCGCTCGGCCGCCTGTGGCGCGCGCGGGCCGTGGCGCCCGCCGGCGCGTGGCGCGCGCTCGAGCCGCGCCTGGCGCGCGACCCGCGCCGCGCCGTGCAGCGCAG CCTGTGCCGGCTGCTGGCGGAGGTGCCGGCGCTGCGCGTGGCGGGGGGCGAGGGCCTGGCGGGGGGCGAGGGCCTGGCGCGCGAGGCGGCGCGACGCCTGTGGCAGTTCGTGGCGGAGGCCGACGACTGCGCCGTGCTGGACGCCGCCTGCGACGCGCTGGCGCTCTACCGCATCGACGACTACAAGCTCATAGATATACCGGAG ATCTACAGACGTACCGTCAAGCTGCCGCCGTCGTACTGTAAGACGCCCGCGGACGCGGCGCGGAAACCGGAGGACGTACTTGACTACGTGCCTT GCGAAGTGTGGCCGGAAGTGTTCAAGAATACGAACCAAATGGCACTGGCGAGCGTGGAGCGGCTGGTGGCGAAGCTGATGGAGCGCGAGATCAAGAGCTACCGCAGCGGCGTGTACGGCCCGCAGGCGCGCGAGCCGCCCACGCTGGCGCACCTGCCGCCGCACAGCGTCGTGCGCGGCCTCGCCGACTGCTTCCGGAGACAG GCGACGTCTCCATCATACGACTACCCAGAAGCGGTCCTTTTGGCCATACTCAACACTCTCACAACGGACTTCCCGAAGCCCCTCCCGCCTCTCGACTTCTGCTTCCTCCACGAAGTCTTCCACCGAGGTCGGCACTGGAAAGCGGGCTGCGTGAAACTAGCAGCCAGGCAAGCCAGTACCTCGATATCTGCGAAACGACTGATCGAGAACTTCTTGCAAAGCATCGTACCCGGCCATAGCGAG gaATCCGACATAATGCTGTTCTTCGAAAACCTCCCGATTTTCTGCCGCACCATACCCCCGAACAACATCCGGAAACCTCTCGAGAGCTGTCTCATTGAATCCTTCCATCAACTACCAAAGACGAGTCAGGATCCCGAGGAGCTGCTCTTTGTCAAGCAGATGAGGATAATCAAGGAATGCTTGGAGTCGGATAGGATACATGACGCCAATAGGACCCTCCTGTCGCAAATCGTCGAAAGCTATTTTCCTGCGCTTGACGATGAAAATGTG GCGTGGGCGGCGTTCGCGCAGACGTGCGGCGCGCTGCCGGCGGCGGGCGCCGAGCGCGTGTCGTCGCCGGCGGGCTGGTGGGACGCGTCGGCCGCGCGCCTGCGGGCCGCGGCGCGCGTGCGGGCGGCGCTGGCGGCGCGCTCGCTCGTGTGGCTCAACGAGCTCGTCGACGCGCACGCCGCCTACCCCGC CGAGCAGGAGAACTTCCTTCGCTGCATATCGCCGGTGCTGCAGGCCGCCGACGCCGACGAGCAGACGACCATGGACTGGTTCCTGCAGCTGATGGCGCGAACGCAAGTCGCCTTTAacga GGCGGACGACGAGGCCTCGAAGCTGTTCCTGTGCGACGTGGTGTTCCTGAGCGTGGTGGCGTTCAGCGGGCTGTGGGCGCTGGAGGGGGCGGAGTCCCGCGGCGCGCTGCGGGCCGCGCTGGCgggcgccgccgccgcgctcgTGGCGCGCCCGCGCTGGCGGGGCGCCGCGCTGCCG TTATTGGAATGGCTGTGCCACACCCGCGACACGATCCGCGAGCCGAGCACGGCGCACTGCTGCCAGCGCGCGCTGCTCGCCCTGCGGCACACCGAGCAGTTCACCACGCAGAAGATCTGGAAGAGGAT GGAAATGAATTATGGAAGTTCTGCTATCGGATTAGAGGATTCAGAAGCTTGTTAG